In a single window of the Mucilaginibacter defluvii genome:
- a CDS encoding OsmC family protein: MPKIELSRVHGDYGFEAYDENGHTVRMDTSPESGGDNFGVRPMQMLLMGVAGCSAIDVISILKKQRQNVKDYKMVVNGEREAGKEPSLWQKVDIEFHLYGTVDADKAQRAAELSINKYCSVSATLEKAGAAVTWQVFIHPAE; encoded by the coding sequence ATGCCTAAAATTGAACTTTCACGCGTTCATGGCGATTATGGCTTTGAAGCGTATGACGAAAACGGACACACCGTGCGTATGGATACCAGCCCCGAAAGCGGCGGCGATAACTTTGGCGTTCGCCCGATGCAGATGTTGCTGATGGGGGTTGCCGGTTGTTCAGCTATCGATGTGATCAGTATCTTGAAAAAGCAGCGTCAGAATGTGAAGGATTACAAAATGGTAGTAAACGGTGAGCGCGAAGCAGGAAAGGAGCCATCACTGTGGCAAAAAGTTGATATCGAATTTCATTTATACGGTACAGTAGATGCAGACAAAGCCCAGCGCGCAGCAGAACTTTCAATTAATAAATACTGTTCGGTATCGGCAACGTTAGAGAAAGCCGGCGCGGCAGTAACCTGGCAGGTGTTCATACACCCGGCTGAGTAG
- a CDS encoding PKD domain-containing protein — MKKIFTRLFPFIFFAVLFSLSASAQVITISAVDPGPYGPGSTITARISVSGGCIVNPSNRFNLYLSDANGNFSGTGRLIGSFNDFYTTFVNGTIPSGIAAGSGYRLRVQSTSPSVVSTTSSPFSIGTAAGVPVQLSSITINSAKPEVFGQCENTSNNNTTYTINNETDASATVTARITNEIDNTTENLTLDAGYSAAPAHFTITAKGVLANGVVSTRSYMLVNNRVNLNAFRSTEVQTACLPDGTISFDTDLSNGTSSLRKVFPGNIYTVAWGDGLSRDFTVCEILANNGIFSYSYTRSSCGNNIRVNSTTFYNSFGLTIRARNAYCSPGGALIAPIKVLGKANTDFTVRAANGGDAGLNVCTGTVTFSNTSDPGDNPSNSNASCKNPNARYNWYVNGALFASNKTLGATDVRYNFANPGNYTVRLVLISTSACQSNPNDPSNVIEKTVCVQNAPTAAFNINGNTGNFTQCGNPSFTFRPTNTSTVDNSCVPVERTWSVSGPTDGYTINGSPSDNAPEFTLTKPGRYIVRLILKGPGTCAPDTATAQITLSTTPVAQLKAGPIRICGSGTIQRQYKSDPNDDFYVNLSGTSPEVTGTYTWAATTVSGTGTVTFVDPVTAKYPRLRFSGPGEYQVTVTHKNECNPAGVESTHNIIIQNAPEITVSTPDVSNCPGDAVPIKGAVNGSYTSTRWESTGGGTFADANNLETTYTPSQAEIEAGTATVNLVVTTNLSAPCNTITTPLTIRITPPNTITSPLTLRACSNRSFSYTINATLPGSTFQWEVDPAGTSTTASGYPVSGTSSVIDGTIENTDPNGGAVTVTYIIRPVNSGCVGDARKLVITVIPANPKIDFTATPQQACGPTTVTFINNSPAENGTYQWDFGDGTTYTGQTPPPHTFQPSTTGAEASYEVSLRLVSDCQTFPPVVKTILISPASPIPVLEATASAGCAGDKTITLVNRSPGNNQAYYYYLLDANKAIIQTIGPIADKSNQSFTVAADPNNTRQVFVRMRVVDKCGNDATSPDQPFTIVPSNLIASMFIQQSPPKACAGQDIVFVNNSTGDSFSYKIYKDGTLLEEIRNVPRGNYTYRFINAGSYTVSVVAGTIACGPQGESAQQPITIYAVPDVSFNASVENCDNNLNYSFTITGVTDANTRYSWDFGDGTPRSLERQPVHQYARPGNYNVTLTVTNQLDCGNTVTRPIAVSPPLLADFSVAPGLEIEVPNFHFSFRDESDGNVVAWQWDFGDNIGTSNQRNPEYTYPQSQIGSHVVTLIVTDSKGCTSEKQRTVTISGTPGTLFLPNAFIPTNSSAVLQTFMARGAGIAKWRMQIFNKWGQLVWETDKLGANGEPIEGWDGTYKGSPAPQGAYVWQVSATFINGTEWKGMSYGNSPPKRNGVINLIR, encoded by the coding sequence ATGAAGAAAATTTTTACCAGACTTTTTCCTTTTATTTTTTTTGCCGTTCTGTTTAGCCTTAGCGCTTCAGCCCAAGTTATAACAATTAGCGCTGTTGACCCCGGCCCATACGGCCCCGGTTCAACCATTACAGCCCGCATCAGTGTGAGTGGAGGCTGTATAGTTAATCCCTCAAACCGTTTTAACTTATACCTGTCTGATGCAAATGGAAATTTCAGTGGCACAGGTCGATTGATCGGTTCGTTTAACGACTTTTACACCACCTTTGTTAATGGTACGATTCCATCAGGTATCGCAGCCGGCAGCGGTTACCGCTTGCGGGTGCAGTCAACCTCGCCATCGGTAGTAAGCACAACATCAAGTCCGTTTAGCATTGGTACGGCGGCGGGTGTACCTGTTCAGCTTTCATCCATCACAATTAACAGCGCCAAACCGGAGGTATTCGGCCAGTGCGAAAACACAAGCAACAACAATACAACGTATACAATTAATAACGAGACAGATGCCTCTGCAACGGTAACCGCACGAATTACCAATGAGATTGACAATACAACCGAAAACTTAACGCTTGATGCCGGCTACAGCGCCGCGCCGGCACACTTTACCATAACGGCTAAAGGTGTTTTAGCTAATGGCGTGGTTAGTACCCGCAGCTATATGCTGGTGAATAACCGCGTAAACCTTAACGCTTTCCGTAGTACCGAGGTACAAACCGCCTGTTTGCCCGATGGCACAATATCGTTTGACACTGATTTATCAAATGGTACAAGTTCATTGCGTAAAGTTTTTCCGGGTAATATTTACACCGTTGCCTGGGGTGATGGCCTATCAAGAGACTTCACTGTGTGCGAAATTCTGGCCAACAACGGCATATTCTCTTACAGCTACACCAGGTCGTCGTGCGGAAATAATATAAGGGTAAATTCAACCACATTTTATAATAGCTTTGGCTTAACCATACGTGCCAGAAACGCGTACTGTAGTCCCGGCGGCGCATTAATCGCGCCTATAAAGGTTCTTGGTAAAGCCAATACAGATTTTACCGTGCGGGCTGCAAACGGCGGTGATGCCGGACTTAACGTTTGTACCGGAACGGTTACCTTCTCCAATACTTCTGACCCTGGTGATAATCCGAGTAACAGTAATGCCTCATGTAAAAACCCTAACGCACGTTATAACTGGTATGTAAACGGTGCGCTATTTGCTTCAAACAAAACGCTTGGCGCTACTGATGTTCGCTACAATTTCGCTAACCCGGGTAATTACACCGTGCGCCTGGTGCTCATCTCCACAAGTGCCTGCCAATCAAATCCTAACGACCCAAGTAATGTAATTGAGAAAACTGTATGTGTTCAAAACGCTCCAACGGCTGCCTTTAATATAAACGGCAATACCGGTAATTTTACGCAATGCGGCAACCCTTCATTTACGTTCAGGCCAACCAATACCTCAACGGTTGATAATTCATGTGTACCGGTTGAGCGTACCTGGTCAGTATCAGGGCCAACGGATGGGTATACCATCAATGGTAGCCCAAGTGATAACGCGCCGGAGTTTACCCTCACCAAGCCGGGCCGTTACATTGTACGCCTTATACTTAAAGGCCCCGGCACCTGCGCGCCTGATACCGCTACGGCACAAATTACCTTAAGCACTACTCCGGTTGCACAGCTTAAGGCAGGCCCGATCCGCATTTGCGGTAGTGGTACTATCCAAAGGCAATACAAAAGCGATCCTAACGATGACTTTTATGTAAATCTCAGCGGAACCTCACCTGAAGTTACCGGAACTTATACCTGGGCGGCAACAACCGTAAGCGGCACCGGCACGGTTACTTTTGTAGATCCCGTTACGGCCAAATATCCGCGTTTACGCTTTTCAGGACCGGGCGAGTACCAGGTAACCGTTACACATAAAAATGAGTGTAACCCTGCGGGCGTTGAATCAACACATAATATCATCATTCAGAATGCACCTGAAATCACTGTATCCACACCCGATGTATCTAATTGCCCGGGCGATGCTGTACCCATTAAAGGCGCAGTAAACGGCAGTTATACCAGTACACGTTGGGAAAGTACCGGTGGCGGCACTTTTGCCGACGCCAATAATCTCGAAACAACTTATACGCCGTCTCAGGCGGAAATAGAAGCAGGCACCGCAACCGTAAACCTGGTGGTTACAACCAACCTTTCAGCTCCTTGTAATACCATTACCACTCCTTTAACAATACGCATAACGCCACCAAACACCATAACAAGCCCGCTTACTTTGCGCGCCTGTAGCAACCGCAGTTTTAGTTATACCATCAATGCCACATTACCTGGCAGTACCTTTCAGTGGGAAGTTGATCCCGCAGGCACTTCTACAACGGCTTCAGGCTACCCGGTTAGCGGCACAAGCTCAGTAATTGACGGCACTATTGAAAATACCGATCCGAATGGCGGCGCGGTTACGGTTACGTACATTATCAGGCCGGTAAATTCCGGTTGTGTGGGCGATGCGCGCAAACTGGTGATCACCGTTATACCAGCTAACCCAAAAATTGATTTTACAGCTACTCCTCAACAGGCGTGCGGCCCTACAACCGTAACATTTATCAATAACTCCCCTGCCGAAAATGGCACTTATCAATGGGATTTTGGCGATGGCACTACTTACACTGGCCAAACACCACCACCACATACCTTTCAGCCATCAACCACCGGTGCAGAAGCATCTTACGAGGTAAGCCTTCGCCTGGTGAGCGATTGCCAAACCTTTCCGCCTGTTGTAAAAACAATACTGATAAGCCCTGCCTCGCCTATACCTGTGCTCGAGGCAACGGCCAGTGCCGGTTGCGCGGGCGATAAAACCATAACGCTGGTAAACCGTTCACCAGGTAACAACCAAGCCTATTATTATTATTTGCTTGATGCTAACAAAGCCATTATTCAAACCATTGGCCCAATAGCTGATAAATCAAACCAAAGTTTTACGGTAGCAGCCGATCCGAACAATACACGCCAAGTGTTTGTACGCATGCGTGTGGTTGATAAATGCGGTAACGACGCTACTTCACCCGATCAGCCTTTTACCATTGTGCCAAGCAACCTGATCGCCAGTATGTTTATACAGCAATCGCCACCAAAGGCATGCGCAGGCCAGGATATTGTATTTGTAAACAACTCAACCGGCGACAGCTTCAGTTACAAGATATATAAGGACGGTACCTTGCTTGAGGAAATACGCAATGTGCCGAGAGGAAATTATACGTACAGGTTTATTAATGCAGGCTCGTATACCGTATCGGTTGTGGCGGGAACCATCGCCTGTGGCCCTCAAGGTGAATCGGCACAACAGCCCATTACTATTTATGCAGTGCCGGATGTATCATTCAACGCCTCTGTAGAGAATTGCGATAATAACCTGAACTATTCGTTTACAATCACTGGCGTTACCGATGCAAACACCCGCTATTCATGGGATTTTGGCGATGGTACTCCGCGCTCGCTGGAAAGACAACCGGTGCATCAGTATGCACGTCCGGGCAACTACAACGTAACCTTAACCGTTACCAATCAGTTGGATTGCGGCAATACGGTCACACGCCCTATAGCGGTATCCCCTCCATTGCTTGCCGACTTTAGCGTTGCGCCGGGTTTAGAAATAGAGGTACCTAACTTCCATTTCTCCTTCCGCGATGAGTCTGACGGAAATGTTGTGGCCTGGCAATGGGATTTTGGCGATAACATCGGCACCTCAAACCAGCGCAACCCGGAATATACATATCCGCAATCGCAAATTGGCTCGCACGTAGTAACACTTATCGTAACAGATAGCAAGGGCTGTACCAGCGAAAAACAAAGAACCGTAACCATATCAGGCACGCCCGGAACCTTATTTCTCCCGAACGCTTTTATACCAACCAATAGCAGCGCGGTATTGCAAACCTTTATGGCGCGCGGCGCCGGTATAGCCAAATGGCGTATGCAGATATTTAACAAATGGGGGCAGCTTGTTTGGGAGACAGACAAACTCGGCGCTAACGGCGAACCTATTGAAGGTTGGGACGGCACCTATAAAGGCTCACCTGCACCGCAGGGTGCTTACGTATGGCAGGTATCGGCAACTTTTATAAACGGTACCGAATGGAAAGGTATGTCATACGGCAACTCTCCGCCAAAGCGAAACGGTGTAATTAATTTGATCAGATAA
- a CDS encoding nucleoside recognition domain-containing protein — MVLNYIWIAFFVIAFIIGLIKLVFLGDTEIFQQMVEGVFNSSKSSVMDIALPLIGNMAFWLGILNIAEKAGAINFLSRIVGPFFQRLFPEVPKNHPATGQMLMNFSANMLGLDNAATPLGLKAMGSLQELNKDKETASNAQIMFLVLHTSGLQLLPVTIIAQRAILGSADPADVLIPCIIATYVATVAGIIAVSIKQKINLFNRVIILWLGGLTAFIAGFVFYVITYLSKEEITTLSKVSSNFLLFLIPVVIILGGFRKKIDVFDAFIEGAKGGFETSVKIIPYLVAMLVAISVFRTCGALDYINDGVRWVVTQFNADTRFVDALPVAYMKPLSGSGSKAMMIDTMKTFGTDSFAGRLASTFNGSADTTFYIVALYFGSVGIKRSRYAIPAGLFADLAGVITAILVCYLFFA; from the coding sequence ATGGTCTTAAATTATATCTGGATTGCCTTTTTTGTTATCGCCTTTATTATAGGTTTAATTAAACTTGTTTTTTTAGGCGATACCGAGATTTTTCAGCAGATGGTTGAGGGTGTGTTCAACTCATCCAAATCATCTGTAATGGATATAGCCCTGCCATTAATAGGCAACATGGCCTTTTGGCTGGGTATACTTAATATTGCAGAAAAGGCCGGCGCAATCAATTTTTTATCGCGCATTGTGGGCCCCTTTTTTCAAAGACTATTTCCCGAAGTCCCTAAAAACCATCCGGCTACCGGTCAGATGCTCATGAATTTCTCAGCCAACATGCTGGGACTCGATAATGCCGCCACCCCGTTAGGACTTAAGGCTATGGGCAGCTTACAAGAGTTAAATAAAGACAAAGAAACCGCATCAAACGCGCAGATTATGTTCCTGGTACTGCACACGTCCGGATTGCAACTGCTGCCCGTTACCATAATCGCTCAACGCGCTATACTTGGTTCTGCCGATCCGGCTGACGTACTAATCCCCTGCATAATAGCTACTTATGTCGCCACTGTAGCCGGTATAATAGCGGTATCCATCAAACAAAAAATCAATTTATTTAATCGGGTAATTATTTTATGGTTAGGAGGACTTACCGCGTTTATAGCCGGGTTTGTGTTCTATGTAATTACTTACCTGAGCAAGGAAGAAATCACTACCCTATCAAAAGTCTCGAGTAATTTCCTGCTTTTTTTGATTCCTGTGGTAATTATTTTAGGCGGTTTTAGAAAAAAAATCGACGTGTTTGACGCTTTTATTGAGGGGGCAAAAGGCGGTTTTGAAACATCAGTAAAAATCATCCCCTACCTGGTGGCCATGCTGGTTGCCATCAGCGTGTTCAGAACCTGCGGAGCGCTTGACTATATTAATGATGGCGTACGCTGGGTAGTTACACAATTCAACGCAGATACACGCTTTGTTGATGCCTTGCCGGTAGCTTATATGAAACCCTTAAGCGGCTCAGGCTCAAAAGCCATGATGATAGACACCATGAAAACTTTTGGTACCGACAGCTTTGCCGGTCGGTTAGCAAGTACCTTCAACGGATCAGCCGATACTACCTTTTATATTGTGGCTTTATACTTTGGATCGGTAGGTATTAAACGCTCGCGGTATGCTATCCCGGCAGGACTATTCGCTGACCTTGCAGGCGTTATTACGGCCATTTTGGTATGCTATCTTTTCTTCGCCTGA
- a CDS encoding OmpA family protein: protein MKTNLKKASLLLTGVMVGGKLFAQSPDTTVSSANYVEPFSGGDKLRTWSIGIHGGMLSPSTFLVNMSRQDFRSPHENIGYGAYIKKQILPSFGLQADFLRGKLEGGLGQTNVASGNTPQSFSTDLNWSAALSGQFTLANINWRHKKGAIQPYITAGGGVIAYRPSIVNADGSRTGFSDGGGNIHKVYIPVGAGFKINMGSGINLDLGYQIGFVNGDNLDGYNYGMNNDKFSYAHVGLEFSLGSRSKPEMATYNPVNSMRTEYLRKTSDLQSQLNMQKEENAKLRNDLNTTNENLNKLSADTDGDGVPDMYDKCPGTPAGTQVDGSGCPIGKREVKVYVTEEDKKVVKDAIDNLEFDFGKATIRAKSYPSLDKVAQLLVDKNFSLKLAGHTDNVGSDAANLKLSKARAESIKSYLVSKGANASRVEATGYGESQPIASNKTAEGRQQNRRVEFTLY, encoded by the coding sequence ATGAAAACAAATCTAAAAAAAGCTTCACTGCTGTTAACCGGTGTAATGGTTGGAGGCAAACTGTTCGCACAATCCCCTGATACAACTGTTTCATCTGCAAATTATGTCGAGCCGTTTTCAGGCGGAGATAAATTACGTACATGGTCAATTGGTATACATGGTGGTATGCTATCACCGTCAACCTTCCTGGTGAACATGAGCCGTCAGGATTTCAGGAGCCCGCACGAAAATATAGGTTATGGCGCTTACATTAAAAAACAAATTCTTCCTTCTTTCGGCTTACAGGCTGATTTCCTTCGCGGTAAACTTGAAGGCGGATTAGGCCAAACCAACGTTGCTTCAGGCAATACGCCGCAAAGTTTCAGCACTGATTTAAACTGGTCAGCAGCTTTAAGTGGTCAGTTCACTTTAGCCAATATTAACTGGAGACACAAAAAAGGCGCAATTCAGCCTTATATCACCGCAGGTGGTGGTGTAATTGCTTATCGCCCGAGCATCGTAAATGCTGACGGTTCTCGTACAGGCTTTAGCGATGGCGGTGGCAACATCCACAAAGTATACATACCTGTTGGCGCCGGTTTTAAGATAAACATGGGTTCAGGTATTAATCTTGATTTAGGTTACCAAATTGGTTTTGTTAATGGCGATAACCTTGATGGTTATAACTATGGTATGAACAACGACAAGTTCTCTTACGCTCACGTAGGTTTGGAATTCTCGTTAGGCAGCCGCAGCAAACCTGAAATGGCAACTTACAACCCGGTAAACTCAATGCGTACCGAGTACCTGCGCAAAACCAGCGATCTGCAAAGCCAACTGAACATGCAGAAAGAAGAGAATGCAAAACTGCGTAATGATTTAAATACTACTAATGAAAATCTAAATAAGTTATCTGCTGATACCGATGGAGACGGCGTGCCTGATATGTACGATAAATGCCCTGGTACACCAGCCGGTACACAAGTTGATGGTTCAGGTTGCCCGATAGGCAAACGTGAAGTAAAAGTTTACGTGACCGAAGAGGACAAAAAAGTTGTAAAAGACGCTATTGATAACCTGGAGTTTGATTTTGGTAAAGCTACCATCCGTGCTAAATCATACCCAAGCTTAGATAAAGTAGCACAACTGCTTGTTGATAAAAATTTCAGCCTTAAACTTGCAGGTCATACCGATAACGTTGGTTCTGACGCGGCTAACCTGAAATTATCAAAAGCCCGTGCCGAGTCAATCAAATCATACCTGGTAAGCAAAGGTGCAAATGCATCACGTGTTGAAGCTACAGGTTATGGTGAAAGCCAGCCTATCGCCAGCAATAAAACTGCCGAAGGCCGTCAGCAAAACCGTCGTGTAGAATTTACCTTGTATTAA
- a CDS encoding trans-sulfuration enzyme family protein — protein MSDQLDPISKAIRIQTSKTSQKEHSTPLYLTSSFTFENAETMRAAFADEVDENIYSRFSNPNVDEFIAKMCALEGAEDGFATATGMSAIFSSFFALLKQGDHMICCSSVFGSTFTIVTKYFPRYGITCTLVPADDKAAWEAAVQPNTKMVYLETPTNPQIGIIDLEWAGQFTKKHNLILNVDNCFATPVIQRPIDFGADIVIHSATKWIDGQGRVLGGVIVGRADLVKEIYLYCRHSGPALSPFNAWVLSKSLETLDVRMERHSKNALKVAETLEQHPAVSWVKYPFLPSHPQHEIAKKQMKAGGGVLCFEIKGGSAAGAKFLNSLKMLSVTANLGDTRSIAAHPASTTHSKLTEEERLSVGITPGLIRISTGLEHVDDIIADINQALEQSAK, from the coding sequence ATGTCAGATCAGTTAGACCCGATATCAAAAGCGATACGCATACAAACTTCTAAAACATCTCAAAAAGAGCATTCCACGCCGCTGTATTTAACCAGCAGCTTTACATTTGAAAATGCTGAAACCATGCGTGCGGCCTTTGCCGACGAGGTGGATGAAAACATATACAGCCGTTTCAGCAACCCTAACGTTGATGAGTTTATAGCTAAAATGTGCGCCCTTGAAGGCGCCGAGGATGGCTTTGCTACCGCCACCGGTATGAGCGCTATTTTCTCCTCGTTTTTTGCCTTGTTAAAGCAAGGTGACCACATGATTTGCTGCAGCTCGGTATTTGGCAGTACGTTTACCATTGTTACCAAATATTTTCCGCGTTACGGCATCACCTGTACTTTAGTTCCGGCTGATGATAAAGCAGCCTGGGAAGCTGCAGTACAGCCCAATACTAAAATGGTTTACCTGGAAACGCCTACTAACCCGCAGATCGGGATCATTGATCTGGAATGGGCTGGCCAGTTCACTAAAAAGCATAATCTTATTTTAAATGTAGATAACTGCTTTGCTACACCTGTAATTCAGCGCCCCATTGATTTTGGTGCCGACATCGTTATTCACTCCGCCACAAAGTGGATCGATGGGCAAGGGCGTGTATTGGGCGGCGTGATTGTTGGCCGTGCCGATCTGGTTAAAGAGATTTACCTATACTGCCGCCATAGCGGACCGGCACTGTCGCCGTTTAATGCCTGGGTGCTAAGCAAGAGCCTGGAAACGCTTGATGTACGTATGGAGCGCCATAGCAAAAATGCGCTGAAAGTGGCCGAAACTTTGGAGCAGCACCCGGCGGTATCATGGGTTAAGTACCCGTTTTTACCAAGCCATCCGCAGCATGAAATTGCCAAAAAACAAATGAAGGCCGGTGGCGGTGTGCTTTGCTTTGAAATTAAAGGAGGCTCGGCAGCAGGCGCTAAATTCTTAAATTCGCTAAAAATGCTTTCAGTTACGGCTAATCTTGGTGATACCCGAAGCATAGCAGCGCACCCGGCCAGTACAACACATTCAAAGCTTACGGAAGAGGAGCGCCTTTCAGTAGGTATTACACCCGGTTTAATTCGTATCTCAACCGGCCTGGAGCATGTAGATGATATCATCGCTGATATTAACCAGGCTTTAGAGCAAAGCGCTAAGTAA